ggctggcaccgGCACAGCTGGCACGGACACGATGGCCCAGGGGCTCAGCATTCCCCACTCCAAGTGCTCTGTAAGTGTCACAGCAAAGATCTCTCCAGAGatatttaacttttaattttgtGAGCCAGGTGCAAAGGTCTCGCTGCcttcagaaattcttcctctccACTGCCGtcagctgctccctcagcaggcTCAGGTggtgcagcagcaaggagaggaggaggccgtggtcctcagcacagccaccccctTCCAGGAGCAGGGTGACACCTGTGTTTGTCACCATGGGCTCCACGGGGCATCACCCCCCCTCCCTGGGGCTTTGCTGAGGTCACCAGCCCCACCACATCCCACACCTTCTCTCCAGCCCCACCACATCCCACACCTTCTCTCCAGCCCCACCACATCCCATACCTTCCCACCACATCTCCCCACCAGCTCCATCATGTCCCACACCTCCCACACCAACCTCCCATCCCACTCCCCATGCAGCCCATCCACCTCCCGtccttcccatccctcccagccccgTGCCTGAGGCTCCAGTCCCTCCCCACGGGCTGCTCACCCCAGGCTGCCTCACACGGTTTTCGGTTTTCGGGAACTGTGTCCTTGGGACATCCCCCTCCAGAGCTTCACCCGCGGTGTCCCGCCCCCCAGCCTCCCTTGGAGAGCGACAAGAGGCGACAGCGGGATGGATCCATCAGCGTTTATTGGGGCAGAGGAGCGTGGAACGGCCAGGAGTGGACACACTGCCGGGGATCCCGGggcaggagcggggctggcaggggggaAGGCGGCCCCGGGGAGGGAATCTGGGATGTCAGAGGGGATCGGGAAGGGTCCGGATGCCGGCAATCCCAAATACTCCCacaggagggcagcagagccccacgGATCGCGCTCGCAGCGGGCGCCAGCTGGGAAACCTGcgggatgggataggatgggatgggatgggatgggatgggatgggatgggatgggatgggatgggatgggatgggatgggatgggatgggatgggatgggatgggatgggatgggatgggatgggatgggatgggatgggatgggatgggatgggatgggatgggatgggatgggatggcgTGGCATGGGATAGGTACAGGCAACAGGGAAGGGGAGCCGAGATGAGGATAGTTTGGGGATAGGACTGGGGTGGGAATGCAGATAGGATGGGGATGCAATGgtagggacagggacagggacagggacagggacagggacagggacagggacagggaaagggatagggacagggacagggaaagggatagggacagggacagggatagggatagggacagggacagggacagagacagggacagggccagggacagggaaagggaaagggaaagggatagggaaagggagagggacagggaaagggatagggatagggatagggacagggacaaggacagggacagggacacggacagggacagggatacggacagggacagggacacggacagggacagggatagggatagggatagggatagggatagggatagggatagggatagaCACAACAACGTGGATCAGTGGGATGggaaaaaggatggaaaagctATGGAATGCATCGTGActcacagctgcaggaagatGACCCGCAGGCCTGGCTGGGAGCAAGGGTGGGCAGCAGAGTATGAAGCCAGCATGGGCAGCACGGCTGGTGGGACCGCAGTGGCCTCTCAGCTGGACATTGTGGTGATCCCTGTCTCCTCAAAAACCCTCCGGAAGGCGACCTGGAGGGACACGACGGAgcagtgcctccagcagctccccaccaAGAAGTAGATGAAGGGGTTGATGCTGCTGTTGATGCAGGCGAGCAGGAAAACCACCTGGGAGGACACAAgggtggggctgagctgctgcaggaaattcCAGAGGCTGAGGGGCACTCCACAGATGAGGAAGAAGAGCACAGTGAGGAAGATAACGACGTAGAGCCTCTTAGGCTGACGTCTCTTGGAGCCACACTGGACCTTGATGAAGAGGATCACGTTGGAGATGACCATGGGTGGAGAAAAGATGAGGAAGCTGAGGGCGTACATGGAGATGAGAGCCAGCCGGCAGTGCTCGTGCTCGTgtgacaggcacagggaggtcACCACGACCATGACAGCGAGGGAGAGGGCCCAGAGCAGGCCACACACCACCCATGAGAGGCGCTGGGGACGGCGGCAGCGGTACCAGAGGGGGAAGAGAATTGAACCACACCTCTCGATGCTGATGGCTGACAGCAGGTACAGCCCCATGTTGTAGGAGAACAGCgacagcaggaggagggacCTCAGGTACTTCAGGGACACGACAGCGGAGCAGGACACTTCCTCCAGCAGGtagagcagggaggaggggaccatgaagaggaggaaggtgaAGTCGGCGACGGCCAGGTTGAGGATGTAGACGGTGATGGGGTTCCTGCGGATGTGGAATCCCAGCAGCCATAGCACGGCCCCGTTCCCAGCCAGCCCGCAGAGGCAGATGAGCAGAGTGACACCGTTTATGGCCACATCGGAGACATTGATGATCCCACAGGAATCATCTGCTTCAGGGTTCATCACGGGGGATGAGGGAGGTGGGGACGTCTGGTTCAGCTCCATGGAGGAAGGTGGGATGTGGTCCCCAGCTGCGGTCAGAGCAGAGGGGGGTCAGTGGGACCCCAGGGGATGTCACAGGGATGGGGGTCCTGGTCaggtggcacagcagggctggggacaggggggcCGTGGGATGGCTGGGGGTGAGGTGAGGGCGGAGGGAGGGTTGGATCAATCCAGTCATCCCGATTGATGGCAACCATGGGAGCGGTGAGAGGGGCTTTGGGGACATCCAGGGAGAAAcaagcagtgcccagggctggacTCTGGTCCCAGTCCCCTACCTTTCCTTGGGGCCAACCTCTTGGTGTGTCCGAGCAGGGCGCGCTCCCTCCCTCTAGCGCTCCTCGCCACGGTCTTCTCCAGTGAGGAAAAGTGGGATCTCCACGTCCTCAGAAGCTCCAAGCAGCCTACTTGTCACCAGataaagctgctttttggggCGTTTCTGCACAATCACGGGTCAGACACTGACAACACTGGGCAGTTGCATGCAGGCTGCCTCTACTCCCGTCAAAATTCTGTTGGTCTTGCgggaaaggaaatgttttgtcCGAGCGAATACCCCAGAGGACGAACACTGCAGCAGTTGCATCTCGCTGTGAAAGAATCTTGATGCTTTTAGGATTCAACCTGATATCTCATTAGACTGGTAATTGCCACCTTCCTAATTGTTTGATAgtgctccagcctcctctccccatcctgccccGACTCTGGCATCCTTCTGAGATTGTTCATTACCGCGTGCATTTGCCTCCCGGCGTGAGAGTCCCTCTCCACCGGCTTCATCCTGCACCAGGCCTGGGTGAGAATTTGGAATTTGTTGTCTGAGCCATCACTTCGGGTTCACTCCAATTGGTCTGGGGGCTCCAGGGCCCTCCTGGACCTGCTGGTACTCCCTGAGAGAGCCTGGAGAGGCTGGTGACAGAGGGGGGGGACGCAGGGGACAGCACACACCACCCCACATCCCTCCCTGCAACCCTGCACAAGAAGCACCCATTCTCCCCCACCAAAGTTTTGGggtggcaggagagggaaggggaggggagagggtcTTGGGGACATCCAAACAGGGGGATGGGGGACATCACTGCTGGGATGGCTTGTCCCCGAGCTAAGCGTGGTGTCACAGACTG
This region of Motacilla alba alba isolate MOTALB_02 chromosome 5, Motacilla_alba_V1.0_pri, whole genome shotgun sequence genomic DNA includes:
- the LOC119701849 gene encoding mas-related G-protein coupled receptor member H-like, with product MELNQTSPPPSSPVMNPEADDSCGIINVSDVAINGVTLLICLCGLAGNGAVLWLLGFHIRRNPITVYILNLAVADFTFLLFMVPSSLLYLLEEVSCSAVVSLKYLRSLLLLSLFSYNMGLYLLSAISIERCGSILFPLWYRCRRPQRLSWVVCGLLWALSLAVMVVVTSLCLSHEHEHCRLALISMYALSFLIFSPPMVISNVILFIKVQCGSKRRQPKRLYVVIFLTVLFFLICGVPLSLWNFLQQLSPTLVSSQVVFLLACINSSINPFIYFLVGSCWRHCSVVSLQVAFRRVFEETGITTMSS